The sequence CTTCGCGATGAGCATGCTCCGGCTCGCGCCCGCCGACGTCGCGACGGACGTCGTGATCGTGCTGTTCACCACTTTCCTGGTGAGCTGGGCGATCGTCCCGCTGCTGGCGTTCGGCCTGGACGACACGCTCGACCCGTCGCGGCTGGCGCTTTTCCCGCTGCGGACCGGCCGGCTCGCCACCGGAATGTTCGCCGCCTCGGTCACCGGCGTCTGGCCGATCGCCACTCTGATCATCACGGCCGGGGCCGTCGCGGGGCTGGCCACCGGAATCGGCGGGGTCCTCCTGGGCGTCGTCGCGGTGCTGCTGCAGTTCGCGCTCTGCATCGTCACCTCGCGCCTGGTCACCACCTCCCTGTCCGGCATCCTGCGCAGCCGCAGGGGCCGGGACGTGCTCGCCGTCTCGGTGATCTTCTTCATCCTGGCGGCCCAGCTCCCCAACCTGCTGCTCAACGGCGGTCTGGCGGGCGACCTGGCCGGGACGCTGCACGGCGTCGCCTCGGTGCTGCGCTGGACCCCGCCGGGCATGGCCGCGCACGCCATCGCCGACGGCGGCGCCGTGGCGGCGGCCGAGCTGGCCTTCCTCGCCGTCCTGACCGTCGTGCTGGGATGGCTCTGGATCGTGGCGCTCCGCCGGGCGCTGGTCTCCACGGACGCCTCCACCGAGGGAGCCTCCGTCCGCAACTCCAAGGGCCTGCTGGCGCGCGTCCTGCCCGACGGGCCGCTCGCCGCGGTCGCAACCAAGGAGCTCAAGTACGCCCGCCGCGACCCCAGGGGCCGGGTCGGCTGGTTCGCGGCCGTCGCCGTCACCGGCGTGATGGCCTTCTCCCTGAGCCGTGACGGGACGGGGACGGGAGGCGTCGCCCTGGCGATCGCCCCGGCGTGCATCGGTGGGGTGATGATCGGCCTGCAGTCGTCCAACTCCTTCGGCATCGACGGCCGCTCGCTGTGGATGAACTCCATGGTCTACGGCACGGGCCGGGACTGGCGGGCCGACCTCGCCGGACGGCACCTGGCCGTCATGACGATCGCGGCCCCGCTGCTGACCGTGCTGTCCGTGGTCGCCGCCCTCCTCGCCGGGAACCTGGTCTGGGCCGTCCCGGCCGTGCTCACCGCCTGGGGCATCCTCGGCGTCGGCCTCGGCGTGGGCGCCCTGACGAGCGTGCTGCTGCCGTACACCGTGCCCGAGCGGCTCAACGCCTTCACCGGCGCCGCTCCCGGGCAGGGCGGCGTCGCCTTCGCGGCCTCCTTCGGCGCGATGATCGGCAGCAGCGTGCTGGCGCTGCCGGTCGCGCTGCCGGTCCTCCTCGGCCTCACCTGGGTCAGCGTGCTGGCCGTGCCGTACGGCCTGCTGATCTCCTGGGGCGGCCGCCGGATCGCCGGTGACCTCGGATTCAGGAGATATCCCGAGATCCTGGCCGCGACCTCCCAGCCGGGCTGAATGGTCTAGTCCAATAGGTGAGACCAGTCTCCGCCGGAGAAAACGGACTGGCTACGCTGGCAAACATGTCCGCCATCGCGCACCATCAGGCAGAACGTTCTTCCGCCGTCACCGAGATGCCCGACGAGCTGCGCGCGGACGTGCGGCTGCTCGGCGAGCTCCTGGGGCAGGTCATCGCCGAGTACGGCGGTGATGATCTGCTCGCCGATGTCGAACGTCTTCGCAAGGCCGTCATCGCGGCCCGTCGCGGGAAGGTCTCGGTCGACGAGATCACCGCGATGGTCGCCGAGTGGCCCGTCGAGCGGGCGGTGCAGATCGCCCGGGCGTTCACCTGCTACTTCCACCTGGCCAACCTGGCCGAGGAGCACTTCCGCATCCGCACGCTCCGGGTCCGCGACACCGGCGAGGAGCCGCTGCCCGAGTCCCTGGCGCAGGCCGTGCAGGAGCTCGGCGGCGAGCGCGTCACCGAGCTGGTGGAGGGGCTGCGGCTGCACCCGGTGCTGACCGCGCACCCGACCGAGGCCCGCAGGCGCGCGGTGGTCACCGCGATCCAGCGGATCAGCGGCCAGCTCGCCGCCTACAACAGTCCCGAGCGGGGCGCCGCCGAGCGGGCCGAGACCCGGCGGCGGCTGCTGGAGGAGATCGACCTGCTCTGGCGGACCTCCCAGCTCAGGTCCACCAAGCTCGACCCGCTGGACGAGGTCCGCACCGCCATGGCGGCCTTCGACGAGACCCTGTTCCGGGTGGTGCCGCTGGTCTACCGCTCGCTGGACGCCGCGCTCGGCGAGGGCACCGGCACCCGCGAGCCGCTGGCCCGTCCCTTCATCCGCTACGGGAGCTGGATCGGCGGTGACCGGGACGGCAACCCCAACGTCACCGCCAAGGTGACCAGGGACGCCGTGCTCATCCAGGCCGAGCACGTGCTGATCGCCCTGGAGAACGCCACCCACAGGATCGCCCGCACCCTCACCCTGACCGCGGGCTACACCCCCGCCTCGCCGCGGCTGCGGGCCGCGCTCACCGCCGCCGAGAACGACCACCCCGAGCTGGTCTCGGAGATGGCCACCCGCTCCCCGCAGGAGCCGCACCGGCAGTGGCTGCTGTTCGTCGCCGCCCGGATCGTGGCCACCCGGCAGCGCGGCCTCGACCTGGCCTACCGCTCGCCCGAAGAGCTCCTGGGCGACCTGCGGACCGCCCAGGAGTCGCTGGTCGCGGCCGGGGCCGAGCGGCAGGCGTACGGCGAGCTGCAGCACCTGATCTGGCAGGTGGAGACGTTCGGCTTCCACCTGGCCGAGCTTGAGGTGCGCCAGCACTCGCAGGTCCACGCCGCCGCGCTGGCCGAGCTCGCCGCCGGGCGGACCTCCGAGCGCACCGACGAGGTCCTGGCCACCATCCGGACGATCGGCTGGATCCAGGAGCGGTACGGCGTGACCGCCTGCTCCCGCTACGTCGTCTCCTTCACCCGCTCGGCCGACGACATCGCCGCGGTCTACGCGCTGGCCGGGCACGCGCTCGGCGACAAGGCCCCGCAGCTCGACGTGGTCCCGCTGTTCGAGTCGGGCGCCGACCTGGCCAACGCCCCGGGAGTGCTGTCGGGGATGCTGGAGATCCCGGGCATCCAGCAGCGTCTCGCCGCCAACGGCCGCCGCCTGGAGGTCATGCTCGGCTACTCCGACTCCGCCAAGGAGCTCGGCCCGGCCGCCGCGACCCTGAAGCTGTACGAGGCGCAGGAGGCCCTGGCCGCGTGGGCCGCCGAGCACGACGTGCGGCTGACGCTGTTCCACGGCCGTGGCGGCGCCCTGGGCCGGGGCGGCGGTCCGGCCAACCGGGCCGTGCTCGCCCAGGCGCCGGGCTCGGTCGGCGGCAGGTTCAAGGTCACCGAGCAGGGCGAGGTCATCTTCGCCCGCTACGGCCACGCCGCCATCGCCCGCCGCCACATGGAGCAGGTCACCTCGGCGGTGCTGCTCGCCTCCACCCCGTCGATCGAGGCCCGTACGGCCGAGGCCGCCGGACGCTTCCGGGGCATGGCCGAGCAGGTCGCCTCCGCCTCGGAGAAGGCCTACCGGTCGCTGACCGAGGCACCCGGCTTCCCCGAGTGGTTCTCCCTGGTCAGCCCGCTGGAGGAGATCGGCTCGCTCCGCCTCGGCTCCCGCCCCGCCCGGCGCGGCCTCGGCGCGCCCCGGTCGCTGGACGACCTGCGGGCCATCCCCTGGGTGTTCGCCTGGGCCCAGACCCGGGTCAACCTGCCCGGCTGGTACGGCCTGGGCAGCGGGCTGCAGGCGGTGATCTCCGAGTCCGGCCTGGACGAGCTGCGCGCCGCCTACCGCGAGTGGCCGCTGTTCGCCTCGCTGCTGGACAACGTGGAGATGTCGCTGGCCAAGACCGACCGCGACATCGCGGCCCGCTATCTCGCGCTGGGCGGCCGGGACGACTTCGTCGAGCAGGTCCTGCGCGAGTACGACCTCACCCGCCGTCTGGTCCTGGAGATCACCGGCCACAGCCGCCTGCTGGAGAACCGCAGGGTGCTCTCACGCGCGGTCCAGCTCCGCGACCCCTACGTGGACGCGCTCTCCCATCTCCAGCTCCGCGCGCTGTCGAGGCTCCGCGCCGACGACGGGCTGTCGGAGGAGGAGCGCGAGCGCCTGTCCACGCTGCTGCTGCTGTCGGTCAACGGCGTCGCCGCCGGCCTGCAGAACACCGGTTGAGATCCCCCTCCCCCGGAGGGAGGGATTCTCATCCTGCCGGGGCCGGGCCCTTCACCCTGAAAGGACCCGGCCATCCCCGGTGACCTGCCGGCGATCGAGGAACTCGTCGCGGCGGCCTACCGGCCGTGGGCGGACCTGATCGGGGTCCGCCCCGATTGCCATAGGGGAACGGGGCGGTCTCCCGAGGCCTCACCCGAACAGGACGTCGGTCGAATCCGCCGTGGCCGCGAGACGGATCCATGATTCGATCTGCTCGATATCGGTGCAATTCGTGATGCGTTCTCTGGCGTCGTCGGACACCTCGACCCCCCGTGCGGCGAGAACCGCCAGAAGAGCCCTGGTCTCCCCTTCGGCCCGCCCCTCTTCCCGGCCCTCTGCAACGTATTTCCGGGCGAAGTCGCTTTGGTATTCATAGGTGCCGGTCTCCATCATTACCTCCAGAGAAAGTCGGGCGGCGGGTGGAAGTGCCATGAGCACGAAATCAGAATACAGCCGGGCCTGGTCGTCATCGATGGTGGAGAGCGCGCCGAACAGCGCTTGGAGCACGTCGGTCCCCTCCGGTGAGCCTCCATGCGCCATCGCGGACAGTACGGCCAGCTCAGGGGCACGGGCGGCTTCCTTGGCGTCGGTCACCATCGGCACGGCCTCGGGGCCGATGACGAGCGGAGCGAGTGTCCAACCGGGATGTCCCAGGGGGATCGGGGTTGCACACCATATGGCGGTCCGGGTGTTGGTGCAGATCACCAGCAATACGGTCGGGCAGCGCGTCCGGGCGCGGAGGGTGGCCAGATAGACCGGCCAGCTCCACCTTTTGTCCTTGTCCTGGCCTCTTGTCCTTGTCCTGGCCTCGCTGCACCTCCACCACCACCGCCAGCGCCGGTTCGTCGGCCAGGGTGAGCATCACCACCGCGTCCGCCCGGTATTCCGTCGGTGTGCAGTCGGTGAACTCCTCCGACTCCAGCCGGGCCTCACTATAGGTGGGAATTGTGACGCCCAGCGCGTCCACCAGCAGTTCGGCGGCGAGGGATGGGCGGTTGCGGAAGAGGTGGATCAAGGTTTCGTGTTCCTGCGATGGCATGGCCGTCAGATTACTCAGAGCATTCGATTCGCGGGAAGTTTTTTCGAAAAGCATTCGAGGGTGATCGATAAAATAGCAAATTTCAAATCCGGGCGAAAAGCAGATTGGTGAGCGCTTTTTGGCTCATTTGCGGGTGTGGAAGGTGGAGGGCGTTCCGACGGGTCGGTCTGCGGGGGAATGCCGGTATTTCGGCGGGGGATCTCAGGGATCTCAGGGAACGACCCGTTCGGGGGCCGAGTAGAGGTTGAAGCGCTCGTCGCGGAGGAAGCCGACCAGCGTCATCCCGAACTCCCTGGCCAGGTCGACGGCCAGGGAGGAGGGCGCGGAGACCGCGCAGACGACCGGCACGCCCGCCGCGAGGGCCTTCTGCATGATCTCGTAGCTGCTGCGCCCGCTGACCATCAGGATGTGCCCGCCCAGCGGCAGCCTCCCGTTCATCAGGGCCCAGCCGACCAGCTTGTCCACCGCGTTGTGCCGCCCCACGTCCTCGCGGATCGCCAGGAGCTCCCCCTCGACGGTGAACAGCCCGGCCGCGTGCAGCCCGCCGGTCTTGCCGAACACGCCCTGCCCCTCCCGCAGCCGGTGCGGCAGGCCGTACAGGATCTCGGGGGAGACCCGCAGGTCCTCCTGGTCGGGCAGCGGGGAGCAGCGGCCGCGCAGCGCGTCGAGGCTGGCGGTGCCG comes from Streptosporangium roseum DSM 43021 and encodes:
- a CDS encoding phosphoenolpyruvate carboxylase, with amino-acid sequence MSAIAHHQAERSSAVTEMPDELRADVRLLGELLGQVIAEYGGDDLLADVERLRKAVIAARRGKVSVDEITAMVAEWPVERAVQIARAFTCYFHLANLAEEHFRIRTLRVRDTGEEPLPESLAQAVQELGGERVTELVEGLRLHPVLTAHPTEARRRAVVTAIQRISGQLAAYNSPERGAAERAETRRRLLEEIDLLWRTSQLRSTKLDPLDEVRTAMAAFDETLFRVVPLVYRSLDAALGEGTGTREPLARPFIRYGSWIGGDRDGNPNVTAKVTRDAVLIQAEHVLIALENATHRIARTLTLTAGYTPASPRLRAALTAAENDHPELVSEMATRSPQEPHRQWLLFVAARIVATRQRGLDLAYRSPEELLGDLRTAQESLVAAGAERQAYGELQHLIWQVETFGFHLAELEVRQHSQVHAAALAELAAGRTSERTDEVLATIRTIGWIQERYGVTACSRYVVSFTRSADDIAAVYALAGHALGDKAPQLDVVPLFESGADLANAPGVLSGMLEIPGIQQRLAANGRRLEVMLGYSDSAKELGPAAATLKLYEAQEALAAWAAEHDVRLTLFHGRGGALGRGGGPANRAVLAQAPGSVGGRFKVTEQGEVIFARYGHAAIARRHMEQVTSAVLLASTPSIEARTAEAAGRFRGMAEQVASASEKAYRSLTEAPGFPEWFSLVSPLEEIGSLRLGSRPARRGLGAPRSLDDLRAIPWVFAWAQTRVNLPGWYGLGSGLQAVISESGLDELRAAYREWPLFASLLDNVEMSLAKTDRDIAARYLALGGRDDFVEQVLREYDLTRRLVLEITGHSRLLENRRVLSRAVQLRDPYVDALSHLQLRALSRLRADDGLSEEERERLSTLLLLSVNGVAAGLQNTG
- the fdhD gene encoding formate dehydrogenase accessory sulfurtransferase FdhD, translated to MDSVTRPGPTTRARVRQVSAGIVRDHRDDLATEEPLEIRIQAGEARRTVAITMRTPGADFELAAGFLYGEGVIAPGDLSSIAYCTDADVAPEARYNTVTVRLSAGRLPDLPALDRHFVTSSACGVCGTASLDALRGRCSPLPDQEDLRVSPEILYGLPHRLREGQGVFGKTGGLHAAGLFTVEGELLAIREDVGRHNAVDKLVGWALMNGRLPLGGHILMVSGRSSYEIMQKALAAGVPVVCAVSAPSSLAVDLAREFGMTLVGFLRDERFNLYSAPERVVP